Proteins encoded within one genomic window of Streptomyces kaniharaensis:
- a CDS encoding type III pantothenate kinase, whose protein sequence is MLLTIDVGNTQTTLGLFDGEDVVEHWRISTDPRRTADELAVLLQGLMGNHTAVSESAVEGLAICSSVPAVLHELREVTRRYYGDVPAVIVEPGVKTGVHVLMDNPKEVGADRIVNALAANHLYGGPCIVVDFGTATTFDAVNARGDYVGGAIAPGIEISVEALGVRGAQLRKIELARPRNVIGKNTVEGMQSGILYGFAGQVDGLVDRMARELAKDPDDVQVIATGGLASLVLGEATTIDVHEPWLTLIGLRLVYERNRPS, encoded by the coding sequence ATGCTCCTCACCATCGACGTCGGCAACACCCAGACCACGCTCGGCCTGTTCGACGGCGAGGACGTGGTGGAACACTGGCGGATCTCCACCGATCCGCGCCGCACGGCCGATGAACTGGCGGTGCTGCTGCAGGGGTTGATGGGCAACCACACCGCGGTGAGCGAGTCCGCGGTGGAGGGCCTGGCGATCTGCTCGTCCGTTCCCGCCGTGCTCCACGAGCTCCGCGAGGTGACCCGCCGTTACTACGGCGACGTCCCCGCGGTGATCGTGGAGCCCGGCGTGAAGACCGGGGTGCACGTCCTGATGGACAACCCCAAGGAGGTCGGCGCCGACCGGATCGTCAACGCGCTGGCCGCCAACCACCTCTACGGCGGTCCGTGCATCGTGGTCGACTTCGGCACCGCCACCACGTTCGACGCCGTCAACGCCCGCGGCGACTACGTCGGCGGCGCGATCGCCCCCGGCATCGAGATCTCGGTCGAGGCGCTCGGCGTCCGCGGCGCCCAGCTGCGCAAGATCGAGCTGGCCCGCCCGCGCAACGTGATCGGCAAGAACACCGTCGAGGGCATGCAGTCGGGCATCCTGTACGGCTTCGCCGGCCAGGTCGACGGCCTGGTCGACCGGATGGCCCGCGAACTCGCCAAGGACCCCGACGACGTCCAGGTGATCGCCACCGGCGGCCTCGCCTCCCTCGTCCTCGGCGAGGCCACCACCATCGACGTCCACGAGCCCTGGCTCACCCTCATCGGGCTGCGCCTCGTCTACGAACGCAACCGCCCGAGCTGA
- the nadC gene encoding carboxylating nicotinate-nucleotide diphosphorylase, with protein sequence MTHSHEELPMAGGCGDGCACGDGEGYETGLDPQLAELLEEAGLDPIEVEDVATLALAEDLAGGEDVTSVATVPADAVATADFIAREAGVVAGLRIAEAVVSLVCEEEFEVERHVQDGDRVEAGQVLLSVRSRTRDLLTAERSALNLLCHLSGIATATRAWADALEGTGAVVRDTRKTTPGLRAMEKFAVRCGGGANHRMALSDAALVKDNHVVAAGGVAEAFRAVRAAYPDLPVEVEVDALEQIPPVLEAGADLILLDNFTVEQLKEAVALVAGRARLEASGGLTLASAREVAQTGVDFLAVGALTHSSPILDIGLDLRA encoded by the coding sequence ATGACCCACTCCCACGAGGAACTCCCGATGGCCGGCGGCTGCGGCGACGGCTGCGCCTGCGGGGACGGCGAGGGCTACGAGACCGGCCTCGACCCGCAGCTGGCCGAGCTGCTGGAGGAGGCCGGGCTGGACCCGATCGAGGTCGAGGACGTCGCCACCCTGGCGCTGGCCGAGGACCTGGCCGGCGGCGAGGACGTCACCTCGGTCGCCACCGTGCCCGCCGACGCCGTCGCCACCGCGGACTTCATCGCCCGCGAGGCCGGCGTGGTGGCCGGCCTGCGGATCGCCGAGGCGGTCGTCTCGCTGGTCTGCGAGGAGGAGTTCGAGGTCGAGCGGCACGTCCAGGACGGCGACCGGGTCGAGGCCGGCCAGGTGCTGCTCTCCGTCCGCTCCCGCACCCGCGACCTGCTGACCGCCGAGCGCAGCGCGCTCAACCTGCTCTGCCACCTGTCCGGCATCGCCACCGCCACCCGCGCCTGGGCGGACGCCCTGGAGGGCACCGGCGCCGTCGTCCGGGACACCCGCAAGACCACCCCGGGCCTGCGCGCGATGGAGAAGTTCGCGGTGCGCTGCGGCGGCGGCGCCAACCACCGGATGGCGCTGTCCGACGCCGCCCTGGTCAAGGACAACCACGTGGTCGCCGCCGGCGGCGTGGCCGAGGCCTTCCGGGCCGTCCGGGCCGCCTACCCCGACCTGCCGGTCGAGGTCGAGGTGGACGCCCTGGAGCAGATCCCGCCGGTGCTGGAGGCCGGGGCGGACCTGATCCTGCTGGACAACTTCACCGTCGAGCAGCTGAAGGAGGCCGTCGCGCTGGTGGCCGGCCGGGCCCGTCTGGAGGCCTCCGGCGGTCTGACCCTGGCCAGCGCGCGCGAGGTCGCCCAGACTGGTGTCGACTTCCTGGCCGTGGGGGCGCTGACGCACTCCTCGCCGATCCTGGACATCGGCCTGGACCTCCGCGCCTGA